Part of the Candidatus Chlorohelix allophototropha genome, GCTGTCAAAAATAAAATGGAAATCTTGCTGGAAAGGGCTATTCCGCTTTGCGTCAAGGCTTGTTTTACAACTTGCCCTGCCAGAGGTGGATTGAGGGAGTCCGGGCTAATTGTGGGACATAGCCCGTCAAAAATAGCCCGGTCGAAATCGTCTAACTCTTTAAAATCCGGTAAGCTGGCTGCCAGCCCGGTTATGCCCAAATTAGTTGGTTGCACCAGTCGTCCCTGCTAACTCTGCCGGCACGAACAAGCTGTTCAGGCGCTGGCTAATGGTTACTTCCGCTCCGTTTATGCGAGTGTAAACTACACCATGCTCGTCAAAAGCCGTAACATTGGCAATCAAGCCCATTTCACTGCTGGTCTGAACTTGCATAGCGGCGTAATAAACTTTGTCAAAGGGTATTGTGCGGTACTGTTCCACATGCTGGATTGACAGCGGCAAACTTCCTGCTTGGTAGAAATGCCGCGCCCAGATTAGCATGCATTGCAATTGGACATCTACAGCATAGGGATTGAAGTTTTGTACCGGGAATTGTCCCTGCGTTTTTTCGGAAACGGCTGGCAAATAGCATTCTACCAGCATTGATTCGCGTTCCACGCTGAGAACGCGCCTAACCCCTTGAAAGGCTGGTCCGTGAAACAATGTTCCATCCCGATAGAGGTCAACGCCATTCAGCACCGAAGTTTGCGGTATCTTTATGCCTTCAACAATCGGCGGTTGCGGCAACTTGCGGCGCAAATCGCAACGCGCCCCATAATGGTACAGGCGTTTACCCTTTTCATTCACGCTCCAGATGGTAGCTTCGAATACCAGCTTGTCGTTACCCTCGCGCTCAATTTCCTTCAGTTCCAGCGTATAATCATTTACTTCGTCTGTCTCGAATACTAAACCCTTGAAAACCCGATTATTGATAGACGTATACATGGTGTAGCCGGGGAAAAGTTGCTCGCAGGCGTTTGCCACCCAATCGATAACGCAGATGGCAGGTAATACCGGGTTGCCGCCTATTCGGTGGTCAACTAAGAAGGGATTAGCTTTAGGGTCAAGCCGTCTCCGCAATTGGAACGTCTGGGGGGCAGTTGGCAAAGCTCTTTCTGGTTCAGGCAAAGGTGGTCCAACTACCACCAGTGTGCTACCGGGCGTATCAGTCTCCAGCGCATCCACCAGCCGTTGCGTACCGTCTTCCACCGGAATAACATGAATCCCTCGGCGAGCGTAAAACTCGCGCAATGCCGGAGTTACCATGCCACCATCCCAAGGTCCCCAGTTCAGTGAGATTACTCGGCACTCAGGTTGTTGCTTTTGTACCAGCAGCGCGGTTTTATTCAATACTTCGTTTGCCATTGAATAATCCGCTTGCCCGGCATTACCGAAAAATCCCGCCACCGATGAAAAAAGCACCAGTTCTGAGAGTTTGTTGGGCGGTAAGCACTCCAGTAAATTTATCAACCCACGCACTTTGGTGGTAAAGACGTTTTCAAAATCAGCCAATGTCTTGTTTTCGATTAATTTATCGGCAAGATTACCCGCTCCGTGAATTATGCCCGTGACTGCTCCGGTTATTTTCTGGGCTTTATCCAAGGCTTGTTTTAAAGTTTGGGAGTCGGTTATATCAACGCTCAAATATACCGCTTGCCCACCTTCTTCTTCAACCCGTCGTACCGTTTTTGAAATTTCACGGCGGGCTTGTAAAGCGTCAAGCCCTTTCTGAACCTTTACCGGAGTAGGTTTTTCGCCTTGCGCCGTCAGGTGTGCCGCAAACTTCTTTTTAAGTTCAGCTTCTTCAAAGCAGCCCCTCGCCCATTCTGGTTCTTCACCGGAGAGCGAGGTACGCCCTAAAAGTATGAATTTGCAGCGGAAATGGTGCGCTATTTGTACCACGCATTCGGCAGTTATGCCGCGCCCACCCCCGCTTACCGCAAATACTGAGTTCGTATCAACAGGCTTGAATTTACTCATCTTACCTTCTCATTTGCGGTTACCAGTTCCGAAACCAGCGTTACACGTCCTTCCGGCAAGTAACCTACTTCGCCCAACAAGCGGCTGGGGTCATGCAGTTCGTCCAAAAGGTGTCCAATCGCCTGAGTCTCATCTAACTTGGGTGAAAGGTCAATTGCTCGGCAATAAACCGTATCCCATTCCTGACGTAAGGTTTTAGCAAGCCCGAACAACCCGCCGCCAATCGCTCCAAAACCGTCTTCCTTGCTGGCTCCCAACGCGCCGTCTAGGTGCAATACGGTCAAGAAGCAAGCGCGTCCCTCGTGAGCAGCTTCGTTAAGAGGCGCTTTAAGGTATTTAGCCAGTAAGAATACGTGTTTTACCAACGCTTCTTCAATTTCTGAGAAGGGCAGCCCATCCGCTCGTGTAAGATTAGCGGTTGGGTTCAGATTGATAAAGCACCCAACCTTGCCATATTGGGCAGTTATCTGTTTCAGGGTTTGTTCCAGTACTTTTTCGCTCATATCTGCAAGCGGCACGTAGTGCGCCTGTGTGGGCAATTGGCTGGATTCGGCGATGATTGAACGTGGGAAACCGAGTACCACTACCTGCCAACCCTTCTTTAGCAACGCTTCTGCTAATCCGGCAGTTAGAGTTGTACCATCATCGGTCAACAGACAAATGTAGCGTTCGGATAGCCCAAACTCAAGATAATCCGGTAAGGGCAGCGATTTCAACCTGACTTCCGATAGCGGTGCGCCGTTTGGGATTATTTCTGAGGTCGGCGCTTCTATTACAGGTGCTACACCGTTCGTTGCGGGGGCAACCCCCACGCCCAATTTAGCGACAATCTGAGCGAGGGTGCGAAGTTCTGCCAGTTCGTCCTGCGCTACACGCGGGAGGTTGGGGAAGCGGTCTTGCATCGCGCCAAGGATTTCGACCCGTTTGATGGAGTCGATGCCGAGGTCGGCTTCCATATCCATCTCAAGTTCGAGCATATCGGTGGGATAGCCCGTTTTCTCGCTCACAATTTCGAGTAGCACAGGCACTAAGTTGCCCCCTGCGGCAGGCGCAGCCACAGTTTGAGTGGCGACTGGTACAGGTGCTGCCACCACTACCTGAGCTGGCGCAGTGGTAACAGGCGCAGCCGATATTCCCATTTTGGCGACAATCTGAGCGAGGGTGCGAAGCTCTGCCAGTTCGTCTTGAGGTACTCGCGGGAGGTTGGGGAAGCGATCTTGCATTGCGCCGAGGATTTCGACCCGTTTGATGGAGTCGATGCCGAGGTCGGCTTCCATATCCATCTCAAGTTCGAGCATATCGGTGGGATAGCCCGTTTTCTCGCTCACAATTTCGAGTAGCACAGGCACTAAGTTGCCCCCTGCGGCAGGCGCAGCCACAGTTTGAGTGGCGGCAGGCACAGGTGCAGCTACCACTACCTGAGCGGGCGCAGTGGTAACAGGCGCAGCCGATATTCCCATTTTGGCGACAATCTGAGCGAGGGTGCGAAGCTCTGCCAGTTCGTCTTGAGGTACTCGCGGGAGGTTGGGGAAGCGATCTTGCATCGCGCCAAGGATTTCGACCCGTTTGATGGAGTCGATGCCGAGGTCGGCTTCCATATCCATCTCAAGTTCGAGCATATCGGTGGGATAGCCCGTTTTCTCGCTCACTATCTCAACCAACGCTTTTACCAGCGTATCGTTTTGAGGCGCAGCCGGAGCCGCCGCTACCACCACCGTTGGCGCGATAGGTGCGGTTGTACCGTTTGTCGCTTTAACGGGAGCAGGTTTCGGAGCTTCTACACTTGCCGGGGCAACTGCTACCACTGGTGCGGGTTTGGCTACTACCGGCGCAGGTTGAGGCGCAACTGGGGCAGGTGCAGCTACCGCTTTTACGGGAGGTGAGCTATAAGTCACCGCTGGAGTAGGTGCGACCGCGTGAAACTCAATTTTGCTTTGTCCGGC contains:
- a CDS encoding SDR family NAD(P)-dependent oxidoreductase, producing the protein MSKFKPVDTNSVFAVSGGGRGITAECVVQIAHHFRCKFILLGRTSLSGEEPEWARGCFEEAELKKKFAAHLTAQGEKPTPVKVQKGLDALQARREISKTVRRVEEEGGQAVYLSVDITDSQTLKQALDKAQKITGAVTGIIHGAGNLADKLIENKTLADFENVFTTKVRGLINLLECLPPNKLSELVLFSSVAGFFGNAGQADYSMANEVLNKTALLVQKQQPECRVISLNWGPWDGGMVTPALREFYARRGIHVIPVEDGTQRLVDALETDTPGSTLVVVGPPLPEPERALPTAPQTFQLRRRLDPKANPFLVDHRIGGNPVLPAICVIDWVANACEQLFPGYTMYTSINNRVFKGLVFETDEVNDYTLELKEIEREGNDKLVFEATIWSVNEKGKRLYHYGARCDLRRKLPQPPIVEGIKIPQTSVLNGVDLYRDGTLFHGPAFQGVRRVLSVERESMLVECYLPAVSEKTQGQFPVQNFNPYAVDVQLQCMLIWARHFYQAGSLPLSIQHVEQYRTIPFDKVYYAAMQVQTSSEMGLIANVTAFDEHGVVYTRINGAEVTISQRLNSLFVPAELAGTTGATN